CGTCCTTTACGGAGAACGCCCTCGCGCTCGACCGCCGAGCCGATCATGAATCCCGGCGTGTCACACAGATACACCAGTGGAATGTTGAACGCATCACACGTCCAGACGAACCCCGCAGCCTTATCGGCTGAGTCCGGGAAGATCGCACCACTGACGTGATCGGGCTGGTTGGCGACGATCCCCACCGGACGCCCATCGATCCGGGCCAAACCCGTCACGATTTCCGGTGCAAATCGAGGGAGTAACTCCAAAAACGACTCCCGATCGACGAGCCGATCGATCGTCTCGTGCACGTCGTAGGCGTCGTTGGGTCGTTCGGGAATCACCGCATCGAGTCCGTGGGGGTTTTTCGCTGGTGGAACGGAATCACGGGTCGGCGGCCGTTCGGCGTAGTTTTGAGGCAGGAATGAAAGCAGCTCTCGGACCGTTTCGGCGGCAGCCGTCTCGTCGGGAACGACGAGATCGGCACTCCCGCTCTGGGTCGCGTGAACGCTGGGACCGCCCAATTCATCCATCTCCACGGACTCGCCAGTCATCGCTTCGACGATTCGGGGGGAGGCGATCGCCATACCCGAGATATCCTCGACCATGATGAGATAATCGCAGAAAACGGGTGTGTACGCCGAGCCGGCGATGTCTGGCCCGTACAGCACGCCGATCTGGGGCACACGCCCCGAAAGCCGACACTGGTTGTAAAACATCTTTCCGCCGTGATACCGACCCATGTGGGTGTCGCCCGGCTCGCGTTCGGTGGCGTTCAATCGCGCGCCCGTCGAATCGATCAGCCGGAGCATCGGTACCCCTAGCTCCATTGCGCGCTCCTCGATCCGGATCACCTTTTCGACGCCCATCTGACCCAGCGATCCTGCCTTTACCGTGTAATCGTTCGCAGTGAACGCTACCGTTCGCCCGTCGATAGTGCCGACGCCCGTGAGCAGCCCGTCGGCAGGGAGTTCGTCGTCGCTCTGGCGGGCGAACGTCCCATCCTCGTACTCGATGGTATCGAAAATCAGATCGAGCCGATCACGCACGAACGCTTTGCCCAACGCCTCGATCTTCTCGTGGCCCCGCTCTGGACCTCCCGAGACGATCTCTTCGATCTCCTTGCGGAGTCGTCGCTCGCGCTCAGTTACGACCGCTCCTGCGCTGTCCCATCCGTTTTCACCGGCGTTTGCGACCGTATTCCCCTGCCTATCGACGATCTCGACGGACTGGCCGAGATGTTCTGCAACGGCGGTCGCGATCGCTCGAGCGATATCCTCGTCGGTATCAGCACCGATATCGAGCTCCATACACACGTTCGTCGCCCGTACAACGTCAAACTACCTGTTAACATGTCGTTTACCATCTATATACATTATATCAATAGCACACAACATTTAATATATTGAAAGATAATATGAGTTTGGTATGGAATATCACGATGGCGAACCCCTCCGGCACATGGGGGATCTTCCGGCGATGACTGCCGATCGCTACGGGGAGAAAACGGCGTTGATCGGTCTGAGTGGCACCCAGTCGTTCACGGAGTTGAACCGAGCGGTGGATCGGGTCGGAAACGTGCTCACAGCCCACGGGTTCGGTCCGGGGGATCGGATCGGTTTGTTCGTCCCGAACACGCTCCAGTTTCCGAGCGCGTACTTCGGAGCGATGGAGGCGGGGCTCGTCCCAGTTCCGTTGAACCTCCGGATGGACCGTGAAACGCTCGGGTTCGTGATCGCGGACGCCAGGATCGACTGTCTGATCGCTTCGCCGCTGCTTGCGGAGCAAGCGACGGAACTCGCCAGTGCGAGCAGTATCGGGACGACGTTTCTACCGGGGCTGAGCGATCCTGACGCTGGGATCGTTAACTACTCCCACGCGCTCGCCGAGGTGTCCACTGACTTCGATCGACCCGAACGAGCGTTCGACGACGTGGCGTGTCAGCCCTACACCAGCGGCACTACTGGGGATCCGAAGGGCGTGTTACTCACACACGAGAACCTCCTCACGACGATCGAATCCTACGACACCGGCGGGTTACCGATCGACCCTGACGACACGGGACTGCTCGTGTTGCCGTTGTTTCACATCTACGCGCTGAACGCGCTCATGGGTACGTTTCTGTACACAGGAGCAACGCAGGTGCTCCATCCTCAGCCCGAACCCGTCCCCATGTTTGAAGCGATCGAGGAACACGACGTCACCCGATTCGCTGGCGTTCCAGCGATGTACACGATGTTGCACCGCACCTATCGAGAGGCTCCCGACGCGTACGATCTCTCCTCGCTGAAGACGGCGATCTGTGCCGCCGCACCGCTCGCCGATGCGACCCGGAACGAGATCGAATCGGCGTGGAACGTCCGGATGACTGAGGGGTGGGGCATGACGGAGACCGCGCCTGCTGGTACTACGGAGCCGGTACGGGGGGTCCGCAAGGAAGCGGGCTGTATCGGTCCACCAGTACCGAACATCGAACTGAAACTCGCCGATCCCGACAGCCGGGAGACAATCGTTGCGCCCGAAGATCTCGCGCCCACGGCGGACCGAGCGATCGATTTCGACAAGCAACGCGTCACCGGTGAGATCGCCGTTCGTGGGCCACAAGTGTTCGCTGGCTACCACGATCGACCGGAGAAAACCGAAGCGGTGTTCGACGACGACGGCTGGTTTTATACGGGGGACATCGCGCGCGTCGATCGGGATGGCTACTTCTGGATCGTTGACCGCGCCGACGACATGATGATCGTCGGCGGCGAAAACGTCTATCCCGCCGGAGTCGAGGACGCCTTGTACGCCCACCCGGCCGTCGCGGAGGCTGCCGTCGTGGCCGTGGCTCACGAGGTGAAAGGCGAGGCACCGGTCGCGTTCGTCGTCACCGAGACTGATGTCGATCAACCGACAGAGACGACACTCCGTCGGTTCGTTCTGGATCGGGTCGCTGCCTACGCGCATCCACGACGGGTGTTTTTCGTCGAGGAACTCCCCCGGAGCGCGACTCGGAAGGTCCAGCGGTTTAAGCTCGAAACTGCCGCCGCCGACAGGCTCGACGGACCGCTCACGCCGAGCGAGGATCTGTAGCCCGCTGCCATCCGCTGTGACAGTGCGTGAGACGCACGCTCAGATGCGATCGGTTCGGTAACTGAGATACTCAGCTGTCGATCCGCACCACCGGCTTGATCGCTCGACCGTGTTCGAGGTCCGCCACGACAGTGTTTATCTCCTCGAACTCATCGATCAGAACCCGGTCGATGGCGATTTATTACGCCGCGTATAATTGGCAGAACTATTATTAGCAATGGTCGTGCATCCGAGGCATGGCGCTCGTCGAGACCGAGATGCACGACATGATTCGAGAGGCGATCAGGGATCTCGCTGAGGAGTACGACACCGCGTACTGGCGCGACCACGTCGAAGCCAAGCGGTTCCCAGAGGAGTACTGGCAGGATCTGGCTGAACAAGGGTGGCTTGGCGTGGCGATCCCCGAGGAGTACGGCGGTGAAGGGATGGGGATGGTGGAGATGGCGATCGTCATCGAGGAGTTGTCCCGTGGCGGGGGCCAAGGTGGAATCATTTTCGTGCTCACGCCGGTATTCGGTGGCATCACCGTACAGCGCCACGGCACTGAAGCCCAAAAGGAAACGTATCTCCCACAGATCGCCGACGGCGAGATGCGCTTTTGCATGGGATTGACCGAGCCCCGGGCAGGAACGAACACGCTCAACATCGACACACACGCAGAGCGCGACGGCAGCGAATTCGTCATCGACGGGCAGAAAACGTTCATCAGCGGCGTCGAAAACGCGAACGAGATGCTGTTGATCGCGCGCACCTCCCCTCTCGATCGATCGAATCCAACCCACGGCGTCACGCTGTTTCTCGTCGACGATCCCGCCGGTCGGGACGCCATCTCGCTCACGGAACTCGACACGACGGTGCCGTGGTTCGAACGACAGTATCAGGTCGATATCGATGGACTACGCGTGCCCGAAGAGCGGATCCTCGGAACCGAAGACGGCGGGCTGTATCTCCTCTTCGATACGCTCAACACCGAGCGCATCGGTGGCGCAGCCAGCGCGCTTGGTGGTGGACTTCGAGCGATCGATCTCGCCGTGGAGTACGCGACCGATCGGGAGGTGTTCGGCCAGCCGATTGGCTCCCACCAGGCGATCCAACACCCTCTTGCGGAGTACTACGCGAAACTCATGGCCGCCCGAGAGATCACCTACAAAGCCGCCGGAAACTGGGACGACGGTGAGGACTGTGGGATGGAAGCCAACGCGGCGAAACTCCTCGCCAGCGAGTTCGCCACTGAGGCCGCCTCACAGGCGATCCAAACGCACGGCGGAAACGGCTTCACACCCGAGTATGAGGTGTACAACATCTGGCAAAACGCGCGGCTCACCCAGACGGCACCGATCTCGAACGAGATGGTCAAAAATTTCATCGCCGAACACCATCTCGGTCTTCCCCGGTCGTACTGACTGCGCTCAGAAGAGAAAGCGTGCGTCGGTGTCGGCAGCGACATCTGTGAGTGCGACCGCAGAATCTGAATACTGGAGGATCTTCTGCATGTCACCGTCGAGTTCCATTCGTCCGCTCATGATGAGGTTAATCACGTCCTCTTGGCCGTTGACTAAATCTTTCCACACCGTATACGCCCCCGAGAGCACGAATCCGTGTTCGCGTTCGTCGAGTCCCTCGAGAACGGTAGCGGTACGACAGGCACCGTCGTAGAGATCCAGCCATGCGTAGATGGTCGCGTCGTCCGCGAGATTCTCTTCGAGCTGTTCGATCAGTTCGACCAACAGTTCGGGGGTTGCTTCGCGCATCTCGGGCCACATCCGGTCAGGCCCGTCGACTAGCGTCGTTTCGAGTAGCTCCTCGTAGGCTGCCTGTCCGAGATCGTCGCCACGGGAGTGAATGTCGTCGCGAATCTCTTTGGGCGCGGCAGCGACGATCTCCTCGATCTCGGAATCAGAAAGGGAATCGAATGCCGCCTCGATTAGCCGAACGATCTCCTCGGGAAGATCTCCAACGGTTCGATCGTTCAACGGGAGATCCTCAATGTGAAAGACCATCTCGCCGTTCCAGCCGACACCCCAATCTGCTCCCGTCTCACTTACCTCCTCACTGGCGTTGATCGCATCGCGGTACTGTTCGAGCCACGGTTCGGTCGGGAAGTAGTCGTCGATGGATCGTGGTTCCGCGCTCATGGATGGGTCATACCGACGTGCGTGCACGCCGGCACGATAGAAGTTACCAGCACACATGATTGATCGTTCTGCCGCGTATGTCCGGCCGTTTATTAGTTCTTAACGACACTGTACAACAAATCCTGTAGTAACTCCACGGACCCATCCTCGGGACGACACCGGACGGTCCTCTTGCCGCGTATCCAATAACTTATGAATGCGTTGGATCGTACGAATGATCTACTGAACGAGAACGTCGTGCTGTGGAAGGGAGAGATCGAAATCAACGGCGTCCGTTGAGGTCGTCGGCCACTCGCCGGTGCGGGTGAGCGTTTCGAACCCCTCTTCGGTGATCAGTACGGTGTCCTCGCATTTCGTGCCTTGGACGGTGGGATTCCACGCGTATCCCATTGGGAGCGTGACGGGTGCATCCGAATCCGGCGTTGCGATCCATTCACGCGTGGCGTAGCCCCCTGCCCCTCCCTGATGATGGAGTCGCCATTCGTCAGGGTAGCCGACAGCTGCGTAGGCGTCTTGGATGGCCTCGAACACGTCGCTCGCAGTCCCACCCCGGGTTCCGACGTCGCGGGTCGCGGCCAACGCCGTAGCGTGGACCCGCGCGGCCGCGTGGTGGCGTTCCGAGAGCCACGTGGGTGGATCGAACGCGACCGTTCGGGTGATCGAGATACAGAGTCCGGCGCGAACAGTGCACAGGGTCACGATAGCGTACGCGCCCACAGCTGCCTCTGTCGGTGTGAAATGCCGGTGGCGCTGGACCCGCTCCGCTCCGCCGACGAGCGCGACGGGGACGTCGATCCCTCGTTCTTCGAACGCGCGCCTCAACCGTGCCGTCACCGCCCGCTCGGACGTGTTCGGGGTCAACGATCGGCACACCTCCTCGACTACCGCCGCGGTTTCCGCTCCGAGCTCCCGGTACTGTTCGATGTCGGCGTCGGTGAGCGGCTGTCGATACGGGGAAATCTCGACGGAATCAAACCCGGGGACATCGAAATCGGCAGCTGCGGGCGTCGAGGACTGTTCTGCGACCGCCTCTGCGAGCGTCGATTCGTGCCACTCATACGAGCGAACCGTCGTTTCGGGTAGCTCCTCCCGGATGCGGTCAGCTTCGTTGTTAGCGGTAACGATTTCCACCGAATCTCCGTCGTAACCGGCCGCAGCGATCCCGACAGGATCGGTGTCTACGATGGTGTTGGTACTCCCAGTGAGCCAGCTAAAAGCACTTGGGCGTGCGAGCCAAACGGCTTCAAGTGAGCGGTCGGTGAGCAGCGAGTCGAGCGTGTCTCGGCGTTTCATAGGCTATCGATCTGTCATCCAGCAATATAAGGGTTGCAGAGAACGGTGACCACAACGATCAGAATCCTATCGTGACCGGTCGCTACGAGACGGCGGTCTCATCTCCGTCTACGCCGACGGCGTCTCATCCGATGTCGTCTCTGACGTAATTCCATTACTAATGATGTTTGCGAATGCGACAGATGGAGTAACACGTTCGATCTCGATCTCGATCTCCTCGCCGGGTTCGCCACCGGGCACGATGATGACGTACCCCCGCTCGACCTTGGCGATCCCGTCGCCTTCTCGACCCACGGCTTCGACCGTGACTGTTCGTTGATCACCCTCCGACACCGGCGGTGTCGAATCGACGGACTCCGGTCGTCGTTGTCCCCGTTCCTCCGGCGTGTTCAACAGCGCGACCCGATAAACGCTGCCCTCCCTGATCGTCCCGTGTGAAACCTCTTCCACCGGTACCTCGACGACGTAGTTCTCGCCGCGTCGTTCGATCGTTCCGGTGAATACGGTGCGAAGCGCGTCCGAAATTTCGACCATATTTCGACACACGGACCCACCCGTTAAGAAAACATCCCTCTGCTCTAGCAACCTATGTGATAGAAGCAGCCGACATCGACACGGATGACTCTCTCCACGAAACACCAATCAAGTGACTAAGGCGGACAAAAATATTCGCACTTCTATGTCGATTTCGATGATCGAACGATCGATGTACGAACAATAGTACTGTTGTAATGGATGACTGTGATATTTACGAGCACGTCATCAGGTGGAGAGAGCTTCCGATCGGATCGGTGGACCATGAGACATTCATCGAGATCACGAAAGCCCTGTTTTGGTCGTCAGGAGTGTCCGCCGCGCACGTCTCTTGACTCATCTCCGGGTACAACGCTACTCGTTACAGTCATATGCACCATATTTTCGCATGTAAATACCAACTTCTTAATTTTGAATCCTATATCAGCACGAGAGGTTCCTGATGACCGAACACTGGAAAGAAACTCGACAAGCATTTATTCTTCGCGCTCATTCGACCAGGCGATCTCGGGATCGTGTTCTCCAGTGCACCACTGCGGGCTCAAGACGGACGCTTTCACCTATCGTTAGAGACCTGGAGCGATCCCGACGTACACTGCAACGATGTATATCCC
The sequence above is drawn from the Halocatena salina genome and encodes:
- a CDS encoding TRAM domain-containing protein; translation: MVEISDALRTVFTGTIERRGENYVVEVPVEEVSHGTIREGSVYRVALLNTPEERGQRRPESVDSTPPVSEGDQRTVTVEAVGREGDGIAKVERGYVIIVPGGEPGEEIEIEIERVTPSVAFANIISNGITSETTSDETPSA
- a CDS encoding M24 family metallopeptidase, giving the protein MKRRDTLDSLLTDRSLEAVWLARPSAFSWLTGSTNTIVDTDPVGIAAAGYDGDSVEIVTANNEADRIREELPETTVRSYEWHESTLAEAVAEQSSTPAAADFDVPGFDSVEISPYRQPLTDADIEQYRELGAETAAVVEEVCRSLTPNTSERAVTARLRRAFEERGIDVPVALVGGAERVQRHRHFTPTEAAVGAYAIVTLCTVRAGLCISITRTVAFDPPTWLSERHHAAARVHATALAATRDVGTRGGTASDVFEAIQDAYAAVGYPDEWRLHHQGGAGGYATREWIATPDSDAPVTLPMGYAWNPTVQGTKCEDTVLITEEGFETLTRTGEWPTTSTDAVDFDLSLPQHDVLVQ
- a CDS encoding SCP2 sterol-binding domain-containing protein, whose protein sequence is MSAEPRSIDDYFPTEPWLEQYRDAINASEEVSETGADWGVGWNGEMVFHIEDLPLNDRTVGDLPEEIVRLIEAAFDSLSDSEIEEIVAAAPKEIRDDIHSRGDDLGQAAYEELLETTLVDGPDRMWPEMREATPELLVELIEQLEENLADDATIYAWLDLYDGACRTATVLEGLDEREHGFVLSGAYTVWKDLVNGQEDVINLIMSGRMELDGDMQKILQYSDSAVALTDVAADTDARFLF
- a CDS encoding acyl-CoA dehydrogenase family protein, with the translated sequence MALVETEMHDMIREAIRDLAEEYDTAYWRDHVEAKRFPEEYWQDLAEQGWLGVAIPEEYGGEGMGMVEMAIVIEELSRGGGQGGIIFVLTPVFGGITVQRHGTEAQKETYLPQIADGEMRFCMGLTEPRAGTNTLNIDTHAERDGSEFVIDGQKTFISGVENANEMLLIARTSPLDRSNPTHGVTLFLVDDPAGRDAISLTELDTTVPWFERQYQVDIDGLRVPEERILGTEDGGLYLLFDTLNTERIGGAASALGGGLRAIDLAVEYATDREVFGQPIGSHQAIQHPLAEYYAKLMAAREITYKAAGNWDDGEDCGMEANAAKLLASEFATEAASQAIQTHGGNGFTPEYEVYNIWQNARLTQTAPISNEMVKNFIAEHHLGLPRSY
- a CDS encoding class I adenylate-forming enzyme family protein, which produces MEYHDGEPLRHMGDLPAMTADRYGEKTALIGLSGTQSFTELNRAVDRVGNVLTAHGFGPGDRIGLFVPNTLQFPSAYFGAMEAGLVPVPLNLRMDRETLGFVIADARIDCLIASPLLAEQATELASASSIGTTFLPGLSDPDAGIVNYSHALAEVSTDFDRPERAFDDVACQPYTSGTTGDPKGVLLTHENLLTTIESYDTGGLPIDPDDTGLLVLPLFHIYALNALMGTFLYTGATQVLHPQPEPVPMFEAIEEHDVTRFAGVPAMYTMLHRTYREAPDAYDLSSLKTAICAAAPLADATRNEIESAWNVRMTEGWGMTETAPAGTTEPVRGVRKEAGCIGPPVPNIELKLADPDSRETIVAPEDLAPTADRAIDFDKQRVTGEIAVRGPQVFAGYHDRPEKTEAVFDDDGWFYTGDIARVDRDGYFWIVDRADDMMIVGGENVYPAGVEDALYAHPAVAEAAVVAVAHEVKGEAPVAFVVTETDVDQPTETTLRRFVLDRVAAYAHPRRVFFVEELPRSATRKVQRFKLETAAADRLDGPLTPSEDL
- a CDS encoding acyl-CoA carboxylase subunit beta: MELDIGADTDEDIARAIATAVAEHLGQSVEIVDRQGNTVANAGENGWDSAGAVVTERERRLRKEIEEIVSGGPERGHEKIEALGKAFVRDRLDLIFDTIEYEDGTFARQSDDELPADGLLTGVGTIDGRTVAFTANDYTVKAGSLGQMGVEKVIRIEERAMELGVPMLRLIDSTGARLNATEREPGDTHMGRYHGGKMFYNQCRLSGRVPQIGVLYGPDIAGSAYTPVFCDYLIMVEDISGMAIASPRIVEAMTGESVEMDELGGPSVHATQSGSADLVVPDETAAAETVRELLSFLPQNYAERPPTRDSVPPAKNPHGLDAVIPERPNDAYDVHETIDRLVDRESFLELLPRFAPEIVTGLARIDGRPVGIVANQPDHVSGAIFPDSADKAAGFVWTCDAFNIPLVYLCDTPGFMIGSAVEREGVLRKGRKLIYATSNAQVPKFCVILRKAYGAGIYAMCGPSFGPDATLALPSAEIAVMGPDAAVHALFGDQIKGMDGEAREQFVESAKDEYRNYIDIREQASKMQIDELLPAGDLRSQLAARLGAFSTKERDERPHHHGTVLF